In Alphaproteobacteria bacterium US3C007, one genomic interval encodes:
- the nuoL gene encoding NADH-quinone oxidoreductase subunit L, translating to MVKLILFAPLIGALIGGFGWKLIGETAAQYVTTGLLFLACALSWIVFLGFDGETQIIQIFRFIESGSLSTDWAIRLDRLTAIMLIVVTSVSALVHLYSFGYMDHDPQWNEGESYKPRFFAYLSFFTFAMLALVTSDNLIQMFFGWEGVGVASYLLIGFYYRKPTANAAAIKAFVVNRVGDFGFALGIFGLFYLTDSVSFTEVFAAAPNLAETQIHFLWRDWNAANLLAFLLFIGAMGKSAQLFLHTWLPDAMEGPTPVSALIHAATMVTAGVFLVCRMSPLMEYAPEAMAVVTFLGASTAFFAATVGLVQNDIKRVIAYSTCSQLGYMFVAAGVGVYSVAMFHLFTHAFFKAMLFLGAGSVIHAMHHEQDMRNYGGLRKKIPYTFAAMLIGTLAITGVGIPLTHIGFAGFLSKDAVIESAWAGTSGGYAFWMLVFAAMLTSFYSWRLIFLTFYGEARGDHHTHEHAHESPKVMLIPLGVLALGAVFSGMVWYSSFFGDHASVNRFFGIPDHHVSEKDHGHDAGHDKADEAHADKADTQASGSQAHAEKSDGHALQTQAPIGAIYISADNHVMDEAHHAPVWVKISPFIAMLIGFITALWFYIWNPAMPARVAANQRPLYLFLLNKWYFDEIYDVLFVKPAKALGRLLWKRGDGKIIDGTLNGIALGFVPMVTRLAGRAQSGYIFTYAFAMVIGIVVLVTWMSFTGGGN from the coding sequence ATGGTAAAGCTCATTCTTTTTGCGCCCTTAATTGGAGCCTTGATTGGCGGGTTCGGCTGGAAACTGATCGGCGAAACCGCCGCTCAATACGTAACGACGGGTCTGTTGTTTTTGGCTTGCGCTCTCAGCTGGATTGTCTTTTTGGGGTTTGATGGTGAAACGCAAATCATCCAAATATTTCGGTTTATCGAAAGCGGAAGCTTAAGCACAGATTGGGCGATCCGGCTGGATCGCTTGACGGCGATTATGTTGATCGTCGTTACTTCTGTGTCGGCTTTGGTGCATCTTTACAGCTTTGGATATATGGATCACGACCCGCAATGGAATGAGGGTGAAAGCTATAAACCCAGATTCTTTGCCTATTTGTCTTTCTTCACATTCGCGATGCTGGCGCTTGTCACATCTGATAACCTTATTCAGATGTTTTTTGGTTGGGAAGGTGTTGGTGTAGCCTCTTATCTTTTGATTGGGTTTTATTATCGCAAACCAACGGCCAATGCTGCGGCAATCAAAGCGTTTGTGGTGAACCGGGTTGGGGATTTTGGCTTTGCATTGGGCATTTTTGGCCTGTTTTATTTGACCGATAGCGTGTCTTTCACCGAGGTGTTTGCCGCTGCGCCAAACCTAGCCGAGACGCAAATTCATTTTTTATGGCGGGATTGGAACGCCGCCAATTTGCTAGCGTTCTTGCTGTTTATCGGTGCAATGGGCAAATCGGCCCAGCTATTTTTGCACACATGGCTTCCGGATGCGATGGAGGGGCCAACCCCGGTTTCTGCGCTTATTCACGCGGCCACAATGGTTACAGCGGGTGTGTTTTTGGTGTGCCGGATGTCGCCTTTGATGGAATATGCTCCTGAAGCGATGGCAGTTGTAACCTTTCTTGGCGCTTCAACAGCCTTTTTTGCCGCCACTGTTGGTCTGGTACAAAACGATATCAAGCGTGTCATCGCCTATTCAACCTGTTCGCAGCTTGGCTACATGTTCGTCGCGGCGGGCGTGGGTGTATATTCGGTCGCTATGTTTCACCTGTTCACGCATGCGTTCTTTAAAGCCATGCTGTTTTTGGGGGCGGGATCTGTGATCCACGCGATGCATCATGAACAAGATATGCGCAATTATGGCGGTTTGCGTAAAAAAATTCCCTATACATTCGCGGCTATGCTGATTGGAACTTTGGCCATTACCGGTGTTGGTATCCCTCTGACGCATATTGGTTTTGCCGGATTTTTATCGAAGGATGCTGTGATTGAAAGTGCTTGGGCAGGAACCTCGGGCGGCTATGCGTTTTGGATGCTGGTTTTCGCCGCTATGCTGACATCTTTTTACAGCTGGCGTTTGATTTTTCTAACCTTTTACGGTGAGGCGCGCGGTGATCACCATACGCATGAGCACGCGCATGAAAGCCCCAAAGTCATGTTGATACCCTTGGGTGTTCTCGCGCTTGGCGCGGTGTTCAGCGGCATGGTGTGGTATAGCAGCTTCTTTGGCGATCATGCCTCTGTGAATAGGTTTTTTGGAATTCCCGATCACCACGTGTCTGAGAAAGACCATGGGCATGATGCGGGCCATGACAAGGCCGATGAGGCGCATGCTGACAAAGCCGATACGCAGGCGAGCGGATCGCAGGCGCATGCGGAAAAATCCGATGGGCATGCGTTACAGACGCAAGCACCAATAGGCGCGATTTATATAAGCGCTGATAATCACGTCATGGATGAGGCGCATCATGCCCCGGTCTGGGTGAAAATCAGCCCGTTTATCGCGATGCTTATTGGCTTTATAACGGCGCTTTGGTTTTACATTTGGAATCCGGCGATGCCCGCGCGCGTCGCGGCAAACCAGCGGCCTCTTTACCTGTTCTTGCTCAACAAATGGTATTTTGATGAAATCTACGACGTGCTTTTTGTAAAACCAGCCAAAGCGCTTGGGCGGTTGCTCTGGAAACGGGGCGATGGCAAAATTATTGATGGCACGCTCAATGGTATCGCGCTTGGGTTTGTTCCGATGGTGACGCGTTTGGCGGGTCGGGCGCAGTCAGGGTATATCTTCACCTATGCCTTCGCCATGGTGATCGGAATTGTGGTGCTTGTCACTTGGATGAGCTTTACCGGAGGAGGTAACTGA
- a CDS encoding NADH-quinone oxidoreductase subunit J, with translation MSVVGFAFYLFALCTVTGGLFTVVSRNPVHSVLWLILTFLSSAGLFVLLGAEFVAMLLVIVYVGAVAVLFLFVVMMLDVDFAELKAEMAQYLPLGLLIGLVLLMQLSMALGVWSVADTAEAARAAVTPAETHNTAALGLLIYDQYFLLFQLAGLILLVAMIGAIVLTLRHRKDVKRQDVLAQMYRDPALAMELKDVKPGQGL, from the coding sequence ATGAGCGTGGTTGGATTTGCATTCTATTTGTTTGCGTTATGCACGGTTACAGGCGGGTTGTTTACTGTGGTTAGCCGAAACCCAGTGCATTCTGTGTTATGGCTTATCTTAACATTTTTATCATCTGCTGGATTGTTCGTGTTGCTTGGCGCCGAGTTTGTGGCGATGCTTTTGGTCATTGTTTACGTTGGCGCTGTTGCGGTTTTGTTTCTTTTTGTCGTGATGATGTTAGATGTTGATTTTGCAGAATTAAAGGCGGAGATGGCGCAATACTTGCCGCTTGGCTTGTTAATCGGTCTGGTTTTGTTGATGCAGCTGTCGATGGCGCTTGGCGTGTGGAGCGTTGCTGACACGGCTGAGGCGGCGCGGGCGGCCGTGACCCCAGCAGAAACGCATAACACTGCGGCGCTTGGCTTGCTGATTTATGATCAGTATTTCTTGCTCTTCCAATTGGCGGGTCTGATCCTGTTGGTGGCGATGATCGGGGCGATTGTTTTGACCTTGCGCCACCGCAAGGATGTAAAGCGGCAGGATGTTTTGGCACAAATGTATCGCGATCCAGCTTTGGCGATGGAATTGAAAGACGTAAAACCGGGGCAGGGGCTTTAA
- the nuoH gene encoding NADH-quinone oxidoreductase subunit NuoH, whose amino-acid sequence MADFLTTPGGIALTIVAQCLAVLGFVMVSLLFLVYGDRKIWAAVQMRRGPNVVGVFGLLQTVADALKYVVKEIVVPAGADKTVFFLAPLISFVLAMVAWAVIPFNDGWVLANINVAILYVFAISSLEVYGVIMGGWASNSKYPFLGSLRSAAQMISYEVSIGLIIIGVIISTGSMNFGDIVAAQDGSYGFFSWYWLPHLPMVFLFFISALAETNRPPFDLPEAESELVAGYQVEYSSTPFLLFMAGEYIAIFLMCALTSLLFFGGWLSPIPGIPDGVLWMVGKMAFFFFMFAMVKAITPRYRYDQLMRIGWKVFLPMSLAWVVIVAFFAKFELFGGAYARWMIGG is encoded by the coding sequence ATGGCTGATTTTCTCACAACTCCAGGCGGTATTGCGCTGACCATCGTGGCGCAATGTCTCGCGGTTTTGGGCTTTGTAATGGTCAGCCTGCTGTTTCTTGTATATGGAGATAGAAAGATTTGGGCGGCCGTACAAATGCGCCGTGGCCCTAACGTGGTTGGCGTGTTTGGTCTTTTGCAAACGGTTGCGGATGCGCTGAAATATGTTGTGAAAGAAATTGTGGTGCCCGCGGGCGCGGATAAAACGGTTTTTTTCCTTGCGCCGTTGATCTCCTTTGTGTTGGCGATGGTGGCTTGGGCTGTGATCCCGTTCAATGACGGCTGGGTCTTGGCCAATATCAACGTTGCTATTCTATATGTTTTCGCGATCTCCTCGTTAGAGGTTTATGGCGTCATCATGGGGGGCTGGGCCTCGAATTCAAAATATCCGTTTTTAGGCTCATTGCGCTCAGCGGCGCAGATGATTTCTTATGAAGTGTCGATCGGGTTGATTATCATTGGGGTTATTATCTCAACGGGATCCATGAATTTTGGTGATATTGTTGCAGCGCAAGATGGCTCTTATGGGTTCTTCAGCTGGTATTGGTTGCCGCATCTGCCCATGGTATTTTTGTTTTTTATCTCTGCATTGGCAGAAACAAATCGCCCGCCTTTTGATCTGCCGGAAGCTGAATCAGAATTGGTGGCTGGCTATCAAGTTGAATATAGCTCGACGCCATTCCTGTTGTTTATGGCAGGCGAATATATTGCGATTTTCCTGATGTGCGCGCTGACCTCATTATTATTTTTCGGGGGCTGGTTGTCACCAATTCCAGGAATTCCTGATGGTGTTTTATGGATGGTCGGCAAAATGGCATTCTTCTTCTTCATGTTCGCCATGGTGAAGGCGATTACGCCGCGCTATCGCTATGATCAATTGATGCGGATCGGCTGGAAAGTCTTTTTGCCGATGTCGTTAGCCTGGGTTGTTATCGTAGCGTTTTTTGCAAAATTTGAGCTTTTTGGCGGCGCTTATGCCCGCTGGATGATAGGGGGTTAA
- the nuoF gene encoding NADH-quinone oxidoreductase subunit NuoF, which yields MLTDKDRIFTNIYGMHDRSLAGARARGHWDGTAAIIKKGRDWVVDTMKASGLRGRGGAGFPTGLKWSFMPKESDGRPAYLVVNADESEPGTCKDREIMRHDPHTLIEGCLIASFAMNANACYIYIRGEYIREREALQAAIDEAYDAGLLGKNAAKSGWDFDLYLHHGAGAYICGEETALLESLEGKKGMPRMKPPFPAGAGLYGCPTTVNNVESIAVVPTILRRGPDWFSSFGRPNNAGTKLFAISGHVNNPCVVEEAMSISFEELIEKHCGGIRGGWSNLKAVIPGGSSVPCIRGEHMRDAIMDFDYLREQRSGLGTAAVIVMDQSTDIIKAIWRLSKFYKHESCGQCTPCREGTGWMMRVMDRLVTGEAGVEEIDMLLDVTKQVEGHTICALGDAAAWPIQGLIRNFRDEIEDRIAHKRSGSIDAVAAE from the coding sequence ATGCTAACGGATAAAGACCGGATATTTACTAATATCTACGGCATGCATGATCGTTCGCTCGCGGGTGCGCGTGCGCGCGGCCATTGGGATGGTACGGCGGCTATTATCAAAAAGGGTCGCGACTGGGTCGTTGATACGATGAAAGCATCCGGTTTGCGTGGCCGCGGTGGTGCTGGGTTTCCGACGGGACTTAAATGGTCCTTCATGCCCAAGGAAAGCGATGGGCGTCCGGCTTATCTCGTTGTTAACGCAGATGAATCAGAGCCGGGAACGTGCAAAGACCGCGAAATCATGCGCCATGATCCGCATACATTAATCGAGGGTTGCTTGATTGCCAGTTTCGCGATGAATGCCAATGCGTGTTACATTTACATTCGCGGCGAATATATTCGCGAGCGCGAAGCATTGCAGGCGGCGATCGATGAAGCCTATGATGCTGGCTTGCTTGGTAAGAATGCAGCCAAATCGGGCTGGGATTTTGATCTTTACCTGCATCATGGGGCGGGCGCGTATATTTGCGGTGAAGAAACAGCTTTATTGGAAAGCCTTGAGGGCAAAAAAGGAATGCCGCGGATGAAGCCGCCATTTCCTGCAGGTGCCGGGCTTTACGGGTGCCCTACAACGGTGAATAACGTGGAATCGATCGCGGTTGTTCCAACCATTTTGCGCCGAGGCCCTGACTGGTTTAGCAGTTTTGGACGGCCCAATAATGCGGGAACAAAACTGTTCGCGATTTCCGGGCACGTGAACAATCCATGCGTTGTTGAAGAGGCGATGTCGATTAGTTTTGAAGAATTGATTGAAAAGCATTGCGGCGGTATTCGTGGCGGTTGGAGCAATTTAAAAGCCGTAATTCCGGGCGGTTCTTCGGTTCCTTGTATCCGCGGTGAGCACATGCGCGATGCGATCATGGATTTTGATTACTTGCGCGAACAGCGCTCGGGTTTAGGAACCGCGGCGGTGATTGTGATGGATCAATCAACCGATATTATTAAAGCGATCTGGCGTCTTTCTAAGTTTTATAAGCATGAAAGTTGCGGGCAATGTACGCCGTGCCGTGAAGGTACTGGATGGATGATGCGCGTAATGGACCGTTTGGTAACGGGCGAGGCTGGTGTTGAAGAAATTGACATGCTGTTGGATGTGACCAAACAAGTGGAAGGCCACACGATTTGTGCGCTTGGCGATGCTGCAGCCTGGCCGATTCAGGGCCTTATCCGCAACTTCAGGGACGAAATCGAGGATCGGATCGCGCATAAACGATCTGGTTCGATCGATGCGGTTGCGGCGGAATAA
- a CDS encoding NADH-quinone oxidoreductase subunit M, with product MDTLLLSIVTFVPAMAALILLVVARGEDAAAGLVAKRFALVATTATFIISLFILWQFDPSDTSFQMVEEADWLLGLKYKLGVDGISILFVMLTTFMMPLVIAASWGVNTRVKEYMIAFLLLETLMLGVFMALDLVLFYLFFEAGLIPMFLIIGIWGGKERIYASFKFFLYTFLGSVLMLVAMVAMFAEAGTTDIPTLMIHEFDFADMKILGLHIVGGMQTLLFLAFFASFAVKMPMWPVHTWLPDAHVQAPTAGSVVLAAILLKMGGYGFLRFSLPMFPVGSDVMAPVVLWMSAIAIFYTSLVALMQEDMKKLIAYSSVAHMGYVTMGIFAANQQGIDGAIFQMLSHGFISGALFLCVGVIYDRMHTREIDAYGGLVNRMPAYALIFMLFTMANVGLPGTSGFVGEFLTLVGIFQVNTWVALVATAGVILSASYALWLYRRVVMGDLIKESLRTISDMSRRERAIFAPLVVMTILLGVYPALILDLIGPSVEALVLNYEMALGTAETSTQLAASH from the coding sequence ATGGATACTTTGCTATTGTCCATTGTAACCTTTGTGCCGGCTATGGCGGCTTTGATCCTTTTGGTCGTTGCGCGCGGCGAAGATGCCGCGGCCGGTTTGGTTGCCAAGCGCTTCGCGTTGGTCGCAACAACCGCAACATTTATCATTTCGCTGTTCATTTTATGGCAGTTTGATCCGTCTGATACGAGCTTTCAAATGGTGGAAGAGGCCGATTGGCTTTTGGGTTTGAAGTATAAGCTGGGTGTGGATGGGATCAGCATTCTATTTGTCATGCTAACAACATTCATGATGCCCTTGGTGATTGCCGCATCCTGGGGTGTGAACACGCGCGTCAAAGAATATATGATCGCGTTTTTGCTGTTAGAAACGTTGATGCTGGGCGTGTTTATGGCGCTTGATCTGGTGCTGTTTTACCTGTTTTTTGAAGCTGGCTTGATCCCGATGTTCCTCATCATTGGGATCTGGGGCGGAAAAGAGCGGATCTATGCCTCGTTTAAGTTTTTCCTCTACACGTTTTTAGGATCTGTTTTGATGTTGGTTGCCATGGTGGCGATGTTTGCCGAAGCCGGTACAACAGATATTCCAACTTTGATGATCCATGAGTTCGATTTTGCGGATATGAAGATATTGGGCCTTCATATCGTGGGTGGAATGCAAACCTTGCTGTTTTTAGCGTTTTTTGCCAGCTTCGCGGTGAAAATGCCGATGTGGCCTGTGCACACTTGGTTGCCCGATGCGCATGTGCAGGCACCCACGGCGGGCTCTGTTGTATTGGCGGCTATCCTTTTGAAAATGGGGGGATATGGGTTCTTGCGCTTTAGCTTGCCGATGTTTCCCGTCGGCTCAGACGTGATGGCGCCGGTTGTGCTGTGGATGTCGGCGATCGCTATTTTTTATACGTCTTTGGTGGCGCTGATGCAGGAGGATATGAAAAAGCTTATCGCTTATTCTTCCGTTGCGCATATGGGGTATGTTACGATGGGGATCTTTGCGGCAAATCAGCAAGGGATCGACGGCGCTATTTTTCAAATGCTGAGCCATGGCTTCATATCAGGAGCGCTGTTTCTCTGCGTTGGCGTTATTTACGACCGTATGCACACACGCGAGATTGACGCCTATGGCGGTTTGGTTAACCGTATGCCCGCCTATGCGCTTATTTTCATGCTTTTCACAATGGCCAATGTTGGCCTTCCGGGCACGTCGGGTTTTGTGGGTGAATTCTTAACGCTTGTCGGCATATTCCAGGTCAATACCTGGGTGGCATTGGTTGCAACGGCCGGGGTAATTCTATCCGCCTCCTACGCGCTTTGGCTATATCGCCGCGTGGTTATGGGGGATCTGATCAAAGAGAGCCTGCGCACAATATCTGACATGAGCCGGCGCGAGCGGGCGATCTTTGCACCATTGGTGGTGATGACCATATTGCTGGGTGTGTATCCGGCATTGATATTGGATCTCATCGGCCCCTCTGTTGAGGCCTTGGTGCTTAATTATGAAATGGCTTTGGGGACCGCTGAGACCAGCACCCAATTGGCCGCATCGCATTAA
- the nuoI gene encoding NADH-quinone oxidoreductase subunit NuoI, protein MSQIDYTRAAKYFLLADVFTGLKLGLKYFFKPKATLNYPHEKGPLSPRFRGEHALRRYPNGEERCIACKLCEAVCPAQAITIDAEPRDDGSRRTTRYDIDMTKCIYCGFCQEACPVDAIVEGPNFEFATETREELFYNKDKLLENGDRWEAEIARNLELDAPYR, encoded by the coding sequence ATGAGCCAGATAGATTATACACGCGCCGCGAAGTATTTTTTGCTTGCCGATGTGTTTACCGGCTTGAAGCTTGGCCTGAAATATTTCTTTAAGCCAAAGGCAACGCTGAACTATCCTCACGAAAAGGGGCCTTTATCGCCACGGTTTCGTGGAGAGCACGCGTTGCGCCGTTATCCCAATGGCGAAGAACGTTGCATCGCTTGTAAACTTTGCGAAGCGGTCTGTCCCGCCCAAGCAATCACTATTGATGCAGAACCGCGCGATGATGGCAGCCGACGCACCACCCGCTACGACATCGATATGACCAAGTGCATTTATTGCGGCTTTTGCCAAGAGGCATGCCCAGTTGATGCAATCGTAGAAGGGCCAAATTTTGAGTTTGCCACCGAAACCCGCGAAGAGCTTTTTTATAATAAAGATAAATTGCTTGAAAACGGCGATCGTTGGGAAGCCGAAATTGCCCGCAATCTTGAATTGGACGCGCCGTACCGATGA
- a CDS encoding DUF5337 domain-containing protein, translating into MAQGAGQHENRQGRLVALVIAGAMLLWIVVQWLGPKLGLAGRFAILIDLAVLAAFIWAMVVSLRMWRHRQKQGK; encoded by the coding sequence ATGGCGCAGGGCGCAGGGCAACATGAAAACAGACAGGGCCGTTTGGTGGCTCTGGTTATCGCGGGCGCGATGCTGCTTTGGATTGTTGTGCAATGGCTTGGTCCCAAGTTGGGTCTTGCTGGGCGGTTTGCAATATTGATAGATCTCGCTGTTTTGGCAGCGTTTATTTGGGCTATGGTGGTGTCTCTGCGCATGTGGCGGCACCGCCAGAAACAAGGGAAATGA
- the nuoG gene encoding NADH-quinone oxidoreductase subunit NuoG, with translation MTTMRTIVIDDNEIEVDSAMTLIQACEQAGIEVPRFCYHERLTIAGNCRMCLVEVVGGPPKPAASCAMQVRDLRPGPEGQPPVIKTNSPMVKKAREGVMEFLLINHPLDCPICDQGGECDLQDQAMAYGVDFSRFREAKRASTDLDLGPLVETHMTRCISCTRCVRFTTEVAGIAQMGQTGRGEDSEITSYLGETLNSNLQGNIIDLCPVGALTSKPYAFTARPWELTKTETIDVMDALGSNIRVDTKGREVMRILPRNHDGVNAEWISDKTRFVWDGLRRQRLDQPYLRENGKLRPATWPEALQAAAAAISGKNLVGLIGDLVPVEAGFALKNLVEGLGGAVECRVDGAKLPALNRSGYVGSASIEDIDAADEIYLIGCNPRLEAPVLNARIRQAWTKGADVKLVGQAVDLTYDYALIGADRAALAKLSKTAKSATAPLFIIGMGALMEADGAAVLGHAMALAEDTGGKLMVLHTAASRVGMLDIDATCEGGVSAALGSAEVVFNLGADEVEIAAGPVVIYQGSHGDRGAHRADIIFPSAAYTEENGLFVNTEGRPQLAVRAGFAPGEAKENWAILRALSAELAATLPFNSLAELRQSLLEAHPHLGQVDQISQSVWAPLKAGSLGKATFRSAISDFYLTNPVARASKLMAELSAGAEARAQAPVAAE, from the coding sequence ATGACCACTATGCGTACCATCGTTATCGACGACAATGAAATTGAAGTAGATAGCGCCATGACATTGATCCAAGCTTGCGAGCAAGCTGGCATCGAAGTGCCGCGCTTTTGTTATCATGAGCGGCTTACGATTGCTGGCAATTGTCGCATGTGTTTGGTCGAAGTTGTCGGGGGTCCGCCTAAACCTGCGGCCTCTTGTGCGATGCAGGTGCGCGATTTGCGCCCCGGCCCAGAAGGGCAACCGCCGGTGATTAAGACCAATTCGCCAATGGTCAAAAAGGCCCGTGAAGGCGTGATGGAGTTTTTATTGATCAATCATCCGCTGGATTGCCCGATTTGTGATCAGGGTGGTGAATGTGATCTTCAGGATCAGGCGATGGCTTATGGCGTTGATTTTTCGCGGTTCCGCGAAGCAAAACGGGCAAGTACCGATTTGGATCTTGGCCCTCTAGTTGAAACGCATATGACGCGGTGCATCAGTTGCACGCGCTGCGTGCGCTTTACAACTGAAGTTGCCGGTATCGCGCAAATGGGTCAAACAGGGCGTGGCGAAGATAGCGAAATAACCAGCTATCTTGGCGAAACGCTAAACAGCAACCTGCAGGGCAATATTATCGATCTCTGCCCTGTCGGGGCCTTGACGTCAAAGCCCTATGCTTTCACCGCGCGCCCTTGGGAGCTTACAAAAACGGAAACCATCGATGTGATGGATGCTTTGGGATCCAATATTCGCGTGGATACGAAAGGCCGTGAAGTGATGCGTATTTTGCCACGCAATCATGACGGCGTGAATGCAGAATGGATTTCAGATAAAACCCGGTTTGTTTGGGATGGGCTGCGCAGGCAAAGGCTTGACCAACCCTATTTGCGTGAAAATGGCAAATTGCGCCCTGCCACTTGGCCAGAGGCTTTGCAGGCGGCTGCGGCAGCGATTTCTGGAAAGAACTTGGTTGGTTTGATCGGGGATCTTGTGCCCGTTGAAGCTGGTTTTGCGCTGAAAAATTTGGTTGAAGGGTTGGGGGGCGCGGTTGAGTGCCGCGTTGATGGCGCGAAGCTGCCCGCTTTAAACCGCTCTGGCTATGTTGGATCTGCGAGTATTGAAGATATTGATGCAGCGGATGAAATTTATTTGATCGGCTGTAACCCCAGGCTGGAAGCGCCGGTTTTGAATGCGCGCATTCGCCAAGCCTGGACGAAAGGCGCGGATGTCAAACTTGTTGGGCAGGCCGTAGACCTCACTTATGACTATGCGCTGATTGGCGCGGATCGAGCCGCGTTGGCCAAATTGTCAAAAACCGCAAAGTCTGCGACGGCGCCGTTGTTTATCATCGGCATGGGCGCTTTGATGGAAGCCGATGGCGCGGCCGTGCTTGGGCACGCGATGGCGCTGGCCGAAGACACTGGCGGTAAACTTATGGTGTTGCACACGGCAGCCAGCCGCGTGGGCATGCTGGATATTGATGCCACCTGCGAGGGCGGCGTTAGCGCAGCGCTTGGCTCGGCTGAGGTTGTTTTCAACCTGGGCGCGGATGAGGTGGAAATTGCCGCTGGTCCAGTGGTGATTTACCAAGGTAGCCATGGCGATCGCGGCGCGCATCGCGCGGATATCATTTTTCCCAGCGCCGCTTACACTGAAGAAAATGGATTATTCGTTAATACCGAAGGGCGGCCGCAATTGGCGGTAAGGGCGGGTTTTGCACCTGGTGAGGCGAAAGAAAATTGGGCGATTTTGCGGGCGTTATCAGCCGAGTTAGCGGCAACTTTGCCCTTCAATTCGCTGGCTGAATTACGCCAAAGCCTGCTTGAAGCTCACCCGCATCTGGGCCAGGTTGATCAGATTTCGCAAAGCGTATGGGCGCCGCTGAAGGCCGGGAGTTTAGGCAAGGCCACCTTCCGCAGCGCGATTTCAGATTTCTATTTAACCAATCCGGTTGCCCGGGCGTCAAAATTGATGGCAGAGCTTTCTGCGGGCGCTGAAGCGCGCGCCCAAGCTCCGGTGGCGGCAGAATGA
- a CDS encoding NADH:ubiquinone oxidoreductase has protein sequence MLEPIKNTSCQLGCWAISGAAAVLTFIMCFGLGEIAFMGAVFFAATVCVALGLLLGWVLCTPLTPLGSARAYPLVDASAVDPSLGGVFAEQSAATTGSASTQLPGEIELAARKSEWAYAPAETAADATAPGALAQPRNGQADDLKKIKGVGPKLETILNTLGVFHFDQIMAWGPDDIAWMDENLNGFKGRVSRDDWVAQAKALTP, from the coding sequence ATGTTAGAGCCGATTAAGAATACAAGCTGCCAGCTGGGCTGCTGGGCGATTTCGGGCGCTGCAGCTGTGTTGACCTTCATCATGTGTTTTGGTTTGGGCGAAATAGCCTTTATGGGCGCGGTATTTTTTGCCGCGACCGTTTGCGTCGCCTTGGGTTTGCTGTTGGGGTGGGTCCTTTGCACACCTTTGACCCCGCTCGGCAGCGCGCGCGCTTATCCTTTGGTTGACGCCAGCGCTGTAGATCCGTCGCTTGGCGGCGTTTTCGCTGAGCAATCTGCTGCAACGACTGGGTCTGCCTCGACGCAGCTTCCCGGAGAGATTGAACTTGCCGCGCGTAAATCTGAATGGGCTTATGCACCGGCCGAAACCGCAGCAGATGCTACCGCCCCGGGTGCGTTGGCGCAGCCGCGCAACGGGCAAGCAGACGATTTGAAAAAAATAAAAGGCGTTGGGCCAAAGCTGGAAACGATTTTGAATACGCTTGGCGTGTTTCATTTCGATCAAATCATGGCTTGGGGGCCAGATGATATCGCTTGGATGGATGAAAACTTGAACGGATTTAAGGGGCGCGTCAGCCGCGATGATTGGGTGGCGCAGGCGAAAGCCTTAACGCCTTAG
- the nuoK gene encoding NADH-quinone oxidoreductase subunit NuoK, producing MIGLEHYLTVAASLFVIGIFGLFLNRKNVIILLMSIELMLLAVNINLVAFSSFLGDLVGQVFTLFVLTVAAAEAAIGLAILVSFFRNRGTIAVEDVNVMQG from the coding sequence ATGATTGGTTTAGAACATTATCTAACAGTGGCGGCCTCGCTTTTTGTGATAGGTATTTTTGGTTTGTTTTTAAATCGAAAAAACGTGATTATTTTGTTGATGTCGATCGAGCTGATGCTGCTTGCTGTGAATATCAATCTGGTCGCCTTTTCGAGTTTTTTGGGCGATTTGGTCGGACAGGTTTTTACGCTTTTTGTGTTGACGGTCGCCGCCGCAGAGGCTGCGATTGGCCTGGCCATTTTGGTCAGTTTCTTCCGCAATCGCGGCACCATTGCCGTTGAAGACGTCAACGTGATGCAAGGATAG